In one Modestobacter sp. L9-4 genomic region, the following are encoded:
- a CDS encoding geranylgeranyl reductase family protein — translation MPVTGEPTDTDVLVVGAGPAGSAAAAWAAREDADVVLADAAVFPRDKTCGDGLTPRAIAELDLLGLGDWVRGHGRNRGLRAAGFGQELLLPWPGGALPDHGGAVPRMELDARIRQVALDSGATPLEGARAVDVERDGDRVSAVVFRRPDDSRTTVRCRRLVVADGVRSPLGRVLGREWHQDTAYGVAARGYVTSGRSDDEWISSHLELRGAEGELLSGYGWVFPLGAAAGEVNVGVGTLATDKRPAEVRLRSLLELYTDQRREEWQIEGAVRAPASALLPMGGAVSGVAGRNWALVGDAAGCVNPLNGEGIDYGLETGRSVVGLFGEDDWSQAWPAALRRHYGEAFSIARRLAGLLTVPRLLPAAGPVGMRSKVLMTVALRVMGNLVTESDRDVVARAWRLAGRASLRLDHRPPFT, via the coding sequence GTGCCCGTCACCGGAGAGCCGACCGACACCGACGTGCTCGTGGTCGGTGCCGGCCCGGCCGGCTCCGCGGCCGCGGCCTGGGCCGCGCGCGAGGACGCCGACGTCGTCCTGGCCGACGCCGCCGTCTTCCCCCGGGACAAGACCTGCGGCGACGGGCTGACCCCGCGCGCCATCGCCGAGCTCGACCTGCTCGGGCTCGGCGACTGGGTGCGCGGGCACGGCCGCAACCGGGGGCTGCGGGCGGCCGGCTTCGGCCAGGAGCTGCTGCTGCCCTGGCCCGGCGGTGCGCTGCCCGACCACGGCGGTGCCGTGCCCCGGATGGAGCTCGACGCCCGCATCCGGCAGGTCGCCCTGGACTCCGGCGCCACCCCGCTGGAGGGCGCCCGGGCCGTGGACGTCGAACGCGACGGGGACCGGGTGTCCGCGGTCGTGTTCCGCCGTCCCGACGACTCCAGGACCACCGTCCGCTGCCGCCGGCTGGTCGTGGCCGACGGCGTCCGCTCCCCGCTGGGCCGGGTGCTCGGCCGCGAGTGGCACCAGGACACCGCCTACGGCGTCGCCGCCCGCGGCTACGTGACCAGCGGCCGCAGCGACGACGAGTGGATCTCCTCCCACCTGGAGCTGCGGGGCGCCGAGGGCGAGCTGCTGTCGGGCTACGGCTGGGTGTTCCCGCTGGGTGCGGCGGCCGGCGAGGTGAACGTCGGGGTCGGCACGCTGGCCACCGACAAGCGCCCCGCCGAGGTGCGGCTGCGCAGCCTGCTGGAGCTCTACACCGACCAGCGGCGCGAGGAGTGGCAGATCGAGGGCGCGGTGCGGGCCCCGGCCAGCGCCCTGCTGCCCATGGGCGGTGCGGTGTCCGGCGTGGCCGGGCGCAACTGGGCCCTGGTCGGTGACGCCGCCGGCTGCGTCAACCCGCTCAACGGCGAGGGCATCGACTACGGCCTGGAGACCGGCCGCTCGGTGGTCGGGCTGTTCGGCGAGGACGACTGGTCCCAGGCGTGGCCCGCGGCCCTGCGCCGGCACTACGGCGAGGCGTTCTCCATCGCCCGCCGGCTGGCCGGGCTGCTCACCGTGCCCCGGCTGCTGCCGGCGGCCGGCCCGGTGGGCATGCGGTCGAAGGTGCTGATGACCGTGGCGCTGCGGGTGATGGGCAACCTGGTCACCGAGTCCGACCGGGACGTCGTCGCCCGCGCCTGGCGGCTGGCCGGCCGCGCGTCGCTCAGGCTCGACCACCGCCCGCCCTTCACCTGA
- a CDS encoding hemolysin III family protein: MTSSSDRGDDVRVTADGAELQAPVGQALTAVREEGEQVEAVTHQGQYLLTDYGDADYDHPDTRPRMRGWLHLFAFFGAIVAGAVLIPLAFAQGARAGWPVSLYCLTILGLFGVSAAYHRRRWSPRGWKLMKRADHSMIFLFIAGTYTPFAFLAVPEPTGWWLLAGVWTGAALGIALKVVWPHAPRWLGVPIYLGLGWAAVFVLVDIVRLVGVTAMVLLAIGGVLYSIGAVAYAAKRPNPWPGTFGYHEVFHAMTIVAATCHYIAVYFTIYNSPFV, from the coding sequence ATGACCTCCTCCTCAGACCGCGGGGACGACGTCCGGGTGACTGCCGACGGCGCCGAGCTCCAGGCGCCCGTCGGTCAGGCCCTGACCGCTGTCCGCGAGGAGGGTGAGCAGGTCGAGGCCGTCACCCACCAGGGCCAGTACCTGCTCACCGACTACGGCGACGCCGACTACGACCACCCCGACACCCGGCCGCGGATGCGCGGGTGGCTGCACCTGTTCGCCTTCTTCGGCGCGATCGTCGCCGGGGCCGTGCTCATCCCCCTCGCCTTCGCCCAGGGCGCGCGCGCCGGCTGGCCGGTGAGCCTCTACTGCCTGACCATCCTCGGGCTGTTCGGGGTCAGCGCGGCCTACCACCGGCGCCGGTGGTCACCGCGCGGCTGGAAGCTCATGAAGCGCGCCGACCACTCGATGATCTTCCTGTTCATCGCCGGCACCTACACGCCGTTCGCCTTCCTGGCCGTGCCCGAGCCCACCGGCTGGTGGCTGCTGGCCGGCGTCTGGACCGGTGCCGCCCTCGGCATCGCGCTGAAGGTGGTCTGGCCGCACGCCCCCCGCTGGCTCGGGGTGCCGATCTACCTCGGCCTGGGCTGGGCGGCGGTGTTCGTGCTCGTCGACATCGTGCGGCTGGTGGGCGTCACGGCGATGGTGCTGCTGGCCATCGGTGGCGTGCTCTACAGCATCGGGGCGGTGGCCTACGCGGCCAAGCGGCCCAACCCGTGGCCGGGGACCTTCGGCTACCACGAGGTGTTCCACGCGATGACCATCGTGGCCGCCACCTGCCACTACATCGCCGTCTACTTCACGATCTACAACTCGCCGTTCGTCTGA
- a CDS encoding isoprenyl transferase — protein sequence MGLRAGIRDALTVVYEHRLARGLVGADTPRHVGVIIDGNRRWAKAIGLEDVSEGHRRGADKIADLLTWCDEASVEVVTLFLLSTDNLTRPEPELTPLLRIIEGVAQDLAGSARRWHLRAVGALELLPDETVAVLTQAEHDTRDRPGATVNLAVGYGGRREIADAVRSLLAEHAERGTTLAELVEVLDADHIAEHLYTRGQPDPDLVIRTSGEQRLSGFLTWQTAHSEFYFTDVYWPEFRRVDFLRALRAYAARHRRFGS from the coding sequence GTGGGGTTGCGCGCGGGGATCCGGGACGCGCTGACGGTCGTCTACGAGCACCGGCTGGCCCGCGGTCTGGTGGGTGCCGACACGCCGCGGCACGTGGGCGTGATCATCGACGGCAACCGGCGCTGGGCCAAGGCCATCGGCCTGGAGGACGTCAGCGAGGGCCACCGGCGCGGTGCGGACAAGATCGCCGACCTGCTCACCTGGTGCGACGAGGCCTCCGTCGAGGTGGTCACCCTCTTCCTGCTCTCCACCGACAACCTCACCCGGCCCGAGCCCGAGCTCACCCCGCTGCTGCGGATCATCGAGGGCGTCGCGCAGGACCTCGCCGGTTCGGCCCGGCGCTGGCACCTGCGGGCGGTGGGCGCGCTCGAGCTGCTGCCCGACGAGACCGTCGCCGTCCTGACCCAGGCCGAGCACGACACCCGCGACCGGCCCGGGGCCACGGTCAACCTGGCGGTCGGCTACGGCGGGCGGCGGGAGATCGCCGACGCCGTCCGGTCGCTGTTGGCCGAGCACGCCGAGCGCGGGACGACGCTGGCCGAGCTGGTCGAGGTGCTGGACGCCGACCACATCGCCGAGCACCTCTACACCCGCGGGCAGCCCGACCCGGACCTGGTGATCCGCACCAGCGGCGAGCAGCGGCTGTCGGGCTTCCTCACCTGGCAGACGGCGCACTCGGAGTTCTACTTCACCGACGTCTACTGGCCGGAGTTCCGCCGGGTGGACTTCCTGCGTGCGCTGCGGGCCTACGCCGCCCGGCACCGCCGCTTCGGCAGCTGA
- a CDS encoding DUF885 domain-containing protein, with the protein MAAGAVDVPLEYVRLGLRFDRLEPGFVDAYTGDPRLRAQVADEPAPTAPQLRDQARGLLAELDSAALPTGRTAFLRGQLTGLECSARKLGGEPVGFIDEVEAYFQVQVTLGDEAEYAAAHAALEQLLPGGGTLSERYAVHRRREECPPAKLETAVHALSSALRDRVRGQYGLPEVETVTYEVVTDKPWSGFNYYEGDYHSRVAINADLPHRLSQLPHLVAHEAYPGHHTEHCRKEMGLVERQHHLEHTVFLVNTPECLMAEGLADLGVEAAIGEGWGPWAAEVLGDLGLRFDGHLAERVAAAAAPLNRVRQDAAILLHDRRADPDVVIAHLQRWGLVSHDRAVQQLRFLTDPLWRAYISTYVEGYDLLAGWLAARPAGQPVADRFLRLLDEPLTPAVVTAELAAG; encoded by the coding sequence ATGGCAGCCGGAGCGGTCGACGTCCCCTTGGAGTACGTGCGGCTGGGGCTGCGCTTCGACCGGCTCGAGCCCGGTTTCGTCGACGCCTACACCGGTGACCCGCGACTGCGGGCCCAGGTGGCCGACGAGCCGGCGCCGACCGCGCCGCAGCTGCGCGACCAGGCCCGCGGTCTGCTGGCCGAGCTCGACTCCGCGGCGCTCCCGACCGGCCGGACGGCGTTCCTGCGCGGACAGCTGACCGGCCTGGAGTGCTCGGCCCGCAAGCTGGGCGGTGAGCCGGTGGGCTTCATCGACGAGGTCGAGGCCTACTTCCAGGTCCAGGTCACCCTGGGCGACGAGGCCGAGTACGCCGCCGCGCACGCCGCGCTGGAGCAGCTGCTGCCCGGTGGCGGCACCCTGTCGGAGCGGTACGCGGTGCACCGCCGGCGCGAGGAGTGCCCGCCGGCGAAGCTGGAGACGGCGGTGCACGCGCTGTCCTCGGCGCTGCGCGACCGGGTGCGCGGCCAGTACGGCCTGCCCGAGGTCGAGACGGTGACCTACGAGGTGGTCACCGACAAGCCGTGGTCGGGCTTCAACTACTACGAGGGCGACTACCACTCGCGGGTGGCGATCAACGCCGACCTGCCGCACCGGCTCAGCCAGCTGCCGCACCTGGTCGCGCACGAGGCCTACCCCGGTCACCACACCGAGCACTGCCGTAAGGAGATGGGGCTGGTCGAGCGCCAGCACCACCTCGAGCACACCGTCTTCCTGGTCAACACCCCCGAGTGCCTGATGGCCGAGGGGCTCGCCGACCTCGGCGTCGAGGCCGCGATCGGCGAGGGCTGGGGCCCGTGGGCCGCGGAGGTGCTCGGTGACCTGGGCCTGCGCTTCGACGGGCACCTGGCCGAGCGGGTCGCGGCGGCCGCGGCGCCGCTGAACCGCGTGCGCCAGGACGCCGCGATCCTGCTGCACGACCGCAGGGCCGACCCTGACGTCGTCATCGCCCACCTGCAGCGCTGGGGTCTGGTCAGCCACGACCGGGCCGTGCAGCAGCTGCGCTTCCTCACCGACCCGCTGTGGCGGGCCTACATCTCCACCTACGTGGAGGGCTACGACCTGCTCGCCGGGTGGCTGGCCGCGCGGCCGGCCGGCCAGCCGGTGGCCGACCGGTTCCTGCGGCTGCTCGACGAGCCGCTGACCCCGGCGGTGGTCACCGCCGAGCTCGCCGCCGGGTGA
- a CDS encoding ATP-binding cassette domain-containing protein — MIHARGLARTFRKKKQEVHAVAGVDLDVDAGEIVGFLGPNGAGKTTTLRMLTTLLAPTSGTATVAGCDLISDPVGVRRRIGYVSQSGSTAPEARAGEEVVDHARLYGISTAEATERGKQLFRDLDLDGLWERQPKTMSGGQRRRLDIALGLVHVPGLVFLDEPTTGLDPQARANLWQHIRGLREERGTTVFLTTHYLDEADALCDRILVIDAGRIVASGTPDELKSDVGGDVLTVTVEHAGQAAQVAALMAALPGAETPQVTDTRVVGRAPHGGAALVALVRELDAAGVAVAGIESRRPSLDDVFLGLTGRSLREESAPARPAAPLETAR; from the coding sequence GTGATCCACGCCCGCGGCCTGGCCCGCACCTTCCGCAAGAAGAAGCAGGAGGTGCACGCCGTCGCCGGGGTGGACCTCGACGTCGACGCGGGGGAGATCGTCGGCTTCCTGGGGCCCAACGGCGCCGGCAAGACCACCACGCTGCGGATGCTCACCACGCTGCTGGCGCCCACCTCGGGCACGGCCACGGTGGCCGGCTGCGACCTGATCAGCGACCCGGTCGGGGTGCGCCGCCGGATCGGCTACGTCTCCCAGAGCGGCTCGACCGCCCCGGAGGCCAGGGCCGGTGAGGAGGTCGTCGACCACGCGCGGCTCTACGGCATCAGCACCGCCGAGGCCACCGAGCGCGGCAAGCAGCTGTTCCGCGACCTGGACCTCGACGGACTGTGGGAGCGCCAGCCCAAGACGATGTCCGGCGGTCAGCGACGGCGGCTGGACATCGCGCTGGGCCTGGTGCACGTGCCGGGCCTGGTCTTCCTCGACGAGCCCACCACCGGGCTCGACCCGCAGGCCCGGGCCAACCTGTGGCAGCACATCCGCGGGCTGCGCGAGGAGCGCGGGACGACGGTCTTCCTCACCACCCACTACCTCGACGAGGCCGACGCGCTCTGCGACCGGATCCTGGTCATCGACGCCGGCCGCATCGTCGCCAGTGGCACGCCGGACGAGCTGAAGTCCGACGTCGGCGGTGACGTGCTGACCGTGACCGTCGAGCACGCCGGGCAGGCCGCCCAGGTCGCCGCGCTGATGGCCGCACTGCCGGGCGCGGAGACGCCGCAGGTCACCGACACCCGGGTGGTCGGCCGGGCCCCGCACGGCGGCGCCGCGCTGGTCGCGCTGGTGCGCGAGCTGGACGCCGCCGGGGTCGCGGTCGCCGGCATCGAGAGCCGCCGGCCCAGCCTGGACGACGTCTTCCTCGGCCTCACCGGCCGGTCCCTGCGCGAGGAGTCCGCGCCCGCCCGCCCCGCCGCCCCACTGGAGACCGCCCGATGA
- a CDS encoding ABC transporter permease produces the protein MTTPRTTTTATASATGQLATSNLARDTYTVFARAMRMSLRNPAWLVISLMQPVLYILLFGPLLEPLSGQLGAANAYQVFVPGILVQLGIFGALFVGFGLIAEYRAGVIESQRVTPASRTALLLGRVLRDVVVLLVQGTLLVLVAIPLGLRAPLVGVVLTLVVIGLLGAAFASVSYALALTLKSEDAFAPLLNAVVLPVLLLSGILLPMTLAPGWLQAVSDVNPLKHVVEGTRSFFDGDYGSSTAWWGAALTVAMGVAGWWFGVRRFRQESS, from the coding sequence ATGACCACGCCCAGGACCACGACGACGGCCACGGCCTCGGCCACCGGCCAGCTGGCCACCAGCAACCTGGCCCGCGACACCTACACCGTGTTCGCCCGGGCCATGCGGATGTCGCTGCGCAACCCGGCCTGGCTGGTCATCAGCCTGATGCAGCCGGTCCTCTACATCCTGCTGTTCGGCCCGCTGCTCGAGCCGCTGTCCGGGCAGCTGGGCGCCGCCAACGCCTACCAGGTGTTCGTGCCCGGGATCCTGGTGCAGCTGGGCATCTTCGGTGCCCTCTTCGTCGGGTTCGGGCTGATCGCCGAGTACCGGGCCGGGGTCATCGAGAGCCAGCGGGTCACCCCGGCCAGCCGCACCGCGCTGCTGCTGGGGCGGGTGCTCCGCGACGTCGTCGTCCTGCTGGTGCAGGGCACGCTGCTGGTGCTGGTCGCGATCCCGCTCGGACTGCGGGCGCCGCTGGTCGGCGTCGTCCTGACGCTGGTGGTCATCGGCCTGCTGGGGGCGGCGTTCGCGTCGGTCTCCTACGCGCTGGCGCTCACGCTGAAGAGCGAGGACGCCTTCGCCCCGCTGCTCAACGCCGTCGTCCTGCCCGTCCTGCTGCTGTCGGGGATCCTGCTGCCGATGACGCTCGCGCCGGGCTGGCTGCAGGCGGTCAGCGACGTCAACCCGCTCAAGCACGTCGTCGAGGGCACCCGGTCGTTCTTCGACGGCGACTACGGCAGCTCGACCGCGTGGTGGGGCGCCGCGCTGACCGTGGCGATGGGCGTGGCCGGCTGGTGGTTCGGCGTCCGACGTTTCCGGCAGGAGTCCAGCTGA
- a CDS encoding PhoH family protein — translation MTTRRTFVLDTSVLLSDPGALLRFEGHDVVLPLVVISELEAKRDHPELGWFARQTLRALDDLRVQHGRLDAPVPVGDAGSTLHVELNHSDASVLPAGFRNDSNDSRIMVVALNLRADGKDVCLVTKDVPLRVKAAALGLETDEYRALGAVDAGWTGMAELALEEEEIQALYEHGTADVPAAAELPTHTGLVLMSGRGSALGRVAPDKSVRLVRGDRDAFGLHGRSAEQRIALDLLMDPEIGIVSMGGRAGTGKSALALCAGLESVMERRAHKKVVIFRPLYAVGGQELGYLPGGGDEKMAPWAQAVFDTLGALVSAAVLDEIVARGLIEVLPLTHIRGRSLHDSFVIVDEAQSLERGVLLTVLSRLGTNSRVVLTHDVAQRDNLRVGRHDGVTAVIEALKGHPLFAHVTLTRSERSPIAALVTEMLEDLPL, via the coding sequence GTGACCACGCGCCGCACGTTCGTCCTCGACACCTCCGTCCTGCTCTCCGACCCGGGCGCGCTGCTGCGCTTCGAGGGGCACGACGTGGTGCTGCCCCTGGTGGTCATCAGCGAGCTGGAGGCCAAGCGCGACCACCCCGAACTCGGGTGGTTCGCCCGCCAGACGCTGCGCGCGCTCGACGACCTGCGGGTCCAGCACGGCCGCCTCGACGCACCCGTCCCGGTCGGTGACGCCGGCAGCACGCTGCACGTCGAGCTCAACCACAGCGACGCCTCGGTGCTGCCCGCCGGTTTCCGCAACGACAGCAACGACAGCCGGATCATGGTCGTCGCGCTGAACCTGCGCGCCGACGGCAAGGACGTCTGCCTGGTCACCAAGGACGTGCCGTTGCGGGTCAAGGCCGCCGCCCTGGGGCTGGAGACCGACGAGTACCGGGCGCTGGGCGCCGTCGACGCCGGCTGGACCGGGATGGCCGAACTGGCGCTCGAGGAGGAGGAGATCCAGGCCCTGTACGAGCACGGGACGGCGGACGTCCCGGCCGCCGCCGAGCTGCCCACCCACACCGGGCTGGTGCTGATGAGCGGCCGAGGGTCGGCGCTTGGCCGGGTGGCCCCGGACAAGTCCGTGCGCCTGGTGCGCGGTGACCGCGACGCCTTCGGGCTGCACGGCCGCTCGGCCGAGCAGCGGATCGCCCTGGACCTGCTGATGGACCCCGAGATCGGCATCGTGTCGATGGGCGGGCGCGCCGGCACCGGCAAGTCCGCGCTCGCGCTGTGCGCCGGGCTGGAGTCGGTGATGGAGCGCCGGGCGCACAAGAAGGTCGTGATCTTCCGGCCGCTGTACGCCGTCGGTGGCCAGGAGCTCGGGTACCTGCCCGGCGGTGGCGACGAGAAGATGGCGCCCTGGGCGCAGGCCGTCTTCGACACCCTCGGTGCGCTGGTCTCCGCCGCCGTGCTGGACGAGATCGTGGCCCGCGGGCTCATCGAGGTGCTGCCGCTGACCCACATCCGCGGCCGGTCGCTGCACGACTCCTTCGTGATCGTCGACGAGGCCCAGTCGCTGGAGCGTGGCGTGCTGCTCACCGTGCTGTCGCGGCTGGGCACCAACTCCCGCGTCGTGCTCACCCACGACGTGGCCCAGCGCGACAACCTCCGCGTCGGCCGCCACGACGGCGTGACCGCGGTGATCGAGGCGCTGAAGGGCCACCCGCTGTTCGCCCACGTCACCCTGACCCGCTCCGAGCGCTCCCCGATCGCCGCCCTGGTCACCGAGATGCTCGAGGACCTGCCCCTCTGA